The genome window GTTTCTTCGAGGCAAGACGGGCGTCGTTCGGCGCTGCTTCACCGCGCTATCGCGAGCAGAGGATTTCGGTCTGAAGGGCTCAGATCCGACTTACTGCTTTTCCAACACCCACTGCCGGTTGCCCGGCGTGAACGACGGCATTTCATCCGCCAGCGCCGCATTCACGGTCTGGAAAATCTCCAGCTTCTTGCCATCACGGGCAAAGATCCAGGTGTTGCCCTGGCCGTTCTGTTGCAGCCAGATATTGTCGTTGCCGCCGCTCATGGAGGCGCAATCGCCGGCCAGGCACAGGGCGTAACGGTCGGCGCCCGGCAGGCCGCTGACCTGGCCGTCGGGCTGGAATTGCACGGTGGCGCCCTGGCCGGGGCCGCTGGCGATGTTCCAGGTGCCGCCCAGGTAGGCGGCATACAGCGCGCGTTCGAAACTGGCGCCGATGGGTGCGCCTTCCGGTACCTGGACTTGCGCGCGGTGGAACACCTGCTGCGGTTCGTTCTCGGTGGCGGCCTGGCTCAACTGGTCGCCGTCGCGCTTGAGCTCGCTGGCGGAGCTGCCGTAGAAGTCGACTTTCCAGGCGCCGTCTTCTTCGCCCAGCAGTTTGCCTTCGACGTTTTCAAAACCATTGGTGTAGCGTGCCTGGCCGGCCCGGGTATTGACGTCCCATTCCAGGTTCGGACCATAGCCTTGCAGCGCTTCGCGCAGCGGGCCGCCCTTGGCGGCAGCGTCGATGGCCGCCTGGTTGATCCAGGTGCCGCTGATGTCACGGTCGGCAGGGTCGCTGGCGCAACCGCCCAGAAAAAGGGCGAGCAGCGAGAAAGCAAGCGCTTTGCGCATGGTGGAATCCTTTCAAGACGAAAACGGCGCAGCGGGGGAGGCTGCGCCGACCTTATTACTCGATGACCAGGATGGCATCCATTTCAACCTGCGCGCCCTTTGGCAGGGCCGCCACGCCAATGGCGGCGCGGGCAGGGTAAGGCTGGTCGAAGTACTTGCCCATGATCTCGTTGACCTTGGCGAAGTGGCTCAGGTCGGTGAGGAAGATGTTCAGCTTGACGATGTCCTTGAAGGAACCACCGGCGGCCTCGGCCACGGCCTTGAGGTTTTCGAACACCTGCACGGTCTGGGCTTCGAAGCCTTCCACCAGCTCCATGGTCTTCGGGTCCAGCGGGATCTGGCCCGACATGTACACGGTGTTGCCGGCCTTGATCGCCTGGGAGTAGGTGCCGATGGCGGCTGGGGCCTTGTCGCTGGTGATAACGGTCTTGGTCATTGATGACTCCTTGTAAGGAATAGGCTATTGAGGCGCTATGCGCGCATGCGGGTGATGCGGATAACGCCGGTCAGGGCGCGCAGTTTCTTGATCACGCGGGCCAGGTGC of Pseudomonas fluorescens contains these proteins:
- a CDS encoding RidA family protein is translated as MTKTVITSDKAPAAIGTYSQAIKAGNTVYMSGQIPLDPKTMELVEGFEAQTVQVFENLKAVAEAAGGSFKDIVKLNIFLTDLSHFAKVNEIMGKYFDQPYPARAAIGVAALPKGAQVEMDAILVIE